The following proteins come from a genomic window of bacterium:
- the rpsT gene encoding 30S ribosomal protein S20, whose amino-acid sequence MPITSSAKKALRQSGKRHIRNVKQKNALKALVKAYRKAVVAGKKDEAAKLLPGVYRALDKAAKRRKILKKNTASRLKSRLAKTLAKSS is encoded by the coding sequence ATGCCGATCACTTCATCAGCAAAAAAAGCTCTGCGACAGAGCGGGAAACGACATATCCGTAACGTCAAACAAAAAAACGCCCTCAAGGCGCTTGTTAAGGCATACCGCAAAGCGGTCGTTGCAGGAAAAAAAGATGAGGCAGCGAAACTTCTTCCCGGTGTCTATAGGGCGCTCGACAAAGCCGCCAAGCGCAGGAAGATTCTTAAGAAGAACACCGCTTCGCGCCTTAAGTCACGGCTGGCAAAGACGCTTGCAAAATCATCCTAA